A segment of the Triticum urartu cultivar G1812 chromosome 1, Tu2.1, whole genome shotgun sequence genome:
TGTAAGACTATTTGCTTTCTGGATCATGCAATGTAATAAAGGACGCATTAGTCTATGATACAACATCGGCACCATGTATGCCAATGATTCGATCTAGGGGTTGGCACAGAAACACACAGTGTATGCCTGAAAAGATGGGTCGTGGCATGAGCACAAACTTACTGCCGGAAGCACACATGTAAACTCGCAGGgaagcaccaccaccaccccctaCAACATCTGCTAGAAATTTGAGGAAAGGGTCTCTGATCCGTACCTACTCGAGTCGTTGTCGGCCGCCGCCGATCCCGCACCCGTTGTCGTCGCCATCGCGGTGGGTATGCCCTGGTCGCCTAAAGCCCTGCGCCACCGCCCTCCTGAATCCAGGTTCTGTCGCTCCTCCCAGCCACATGAGCCACCGCCACTACGGGATCTAATCCCTCTTCGATGCGTAACAAAGGCAGTTGCAAAACGCCTACCCTGAAATAAAAGCCCAATTGTAGGAAATGAACGCGGACGCGGATGTGGAGATGCTCGCGATAGTCTCATCAACATACGATCCGACGGTCACGGAACTGGCGGACGCACACGCCGATCATTGGGCTGAAGGTAAGCTTTTTCTTAATTAATCGGGTGATTTGGGACGGTTGCTTTTACACCTCTCAAGGCATCGTCAATCATTATCCTCCCCAACAGATCATGGGTGATGCAGGTGGGATCGTGTGCCACCTGGAGGTAAAAGATTCGTCTTTCTCACGTCCTTGATTTCAGCATATTTCCAACCCAGGGTAATGCTACACGCACAACAATACATTACCACGCATACATGTATACTCCACACTGTGCTAGTAGtacatttttttcttttgcagttTTTCCCATATAATTATGTTGTCACCAGAAGTACTATTCCCTCCTTGTACTAAATCAGCAACacttatggaacggagggagtagtaaacaAGAAATCTAATGTCAGCATGTCACAATTTTCACTAGACAAACTCAAGGTCCAACTCAAAAGAACTGTATTACATGTCTTCAAGGAAATCATTTACTTACAAACAACACATGCTCCATCGTCTAGTTTTTGTATTGTAGGAGAAGAATGTTCATCTTGCCGTATGATACTTcctttgatttttttaaaaaaggtTTGCATGTTTTTTATTGCATACCAAGGTCGTTTCAAGCGCACCAATCATGTAAGTGTGCACCCGCTCGACTCAACTTGTAATTCTTCCAAATGACCACGAGCCTTGCTTTTgaagaaagagaaaaaaattaAGCGCCTTGTTTTTAGATCAAATGGAGTACATAAGAATAATGATATTATTTTTAAATCAAATAACATATATGGTTAATTATGCACAAATAGTGATGCCGTTTTAAATCAAGAGTCACACAGTATACGTAACTAAACATATACATGAGCGTCTACCATTACTGATGAGGACATCcctaccattgttacacccatagtCTTTGCCGCTACACATGTACAAGTACCAGAAAAAAAGGACCAGCCACTAGAGCTCTCACACGCCAATTAGATTACCTGATACTCCTTCTGTTTCTAGATGTGTTTGAATTGATTAGGAATGAAGGGCCTATAATGAACAAGAGAGATTAGCATTGGAGCATGATGAAGCATGAAGCCGGAGAAAAAGGGGCGAAATGTGTTTCTTGATACAAAGTATTAGCATGTGTCAGCTATTTCTAGAACAAAAATATGGTGAAATGCATGCATATGCCACCTTACATGAGTGTTACACACAAAGCGGTGAAGAAACAAGTGACACAACACGTATATAGTCAGTACCGCACACACAAGATCCCACGTATTTATAGAGTTAGGTGGCAAGCATGCACGCCGTCACGAACAAAGAGACGATCGACGATGAATCCAACTATGTATGCAGGTCGCTCACGCTTTTGACTTTACATTAGCATCCATCTTCTACATGTCATGCTAACTTGGATTTATAGCCCAAGGATATTGCTCGGTGTTTGTATACATGTATAACGCGAGAGCGACAAACTATTAATTAGTACATCATGCGTTGCATATCTTTATATATACCGCTAAAGTTTCAACCATATATACATTTATGGAGGCGGTTGGATAGATAGAGTGGCATGCAATGTTTGCATTGATGCATGTACAACTTCATTAGAACCAATTGACTCGAAATATTTATTCAACGGTTCGCGGATAAACTGGACACTTACAACCAGCACAAAATTTAACTAGAAAATTGGCACCTGCATGCATTAACCGAGTCAATAGTTGTGTTGCATAAAATGACACGTGTCATTTGCCACAATAGAACATACACTGTGTCTGTTTTTGAGATATGATCGAATATATTTTAGTGCATTGCACATCTGTTATTGCTAGTATACTGAAATCGGTGGCGCGTACTGATCATGTTTTTGGTTCAATACTGAAATCGGTGGTACTATCATTTGTTCGTTTTGATGTGCTAAATTCAAAGATAGAGTGAAACATATGCATGGATGGTATTTTTGTGCACGACTCCAACCCTTATTGTGAAATCTCACGTAAAGAGTAAATACATATGTATATGCTTGACATGATTTTCTTTTTTCCGGTAGTACAAGCAATCTGTGACCGTATCAATTCTCCACTTGAACTCCCTGCCCCAATATATTTCTAAGATGCATTTCCATGTGAAAAGAAATGCCATCCTGCCCATACATTAACTTAAGCAGGGGAAGAATAATGCAGGTGGTTAAGTTAATTAATCACCCAGATTTTTTTTGCCTAATCATTAAAAAGGGCCACATGGCCATTTATTACCTGGAAAGGGAGGGATTAACCCACAACATGCCAATGTATGGCCATTTTTATActcctccgccttctccaggcacGCGTGGCTTCTCCAACCGAAACGCATGACACATGGGCCAAGCAAGGTCACGGGCCCACAGCTCAGTGGCGTCTGCGTGCGGTGCACCGCGTCGGTTTCGCCTGGGCGAGTGGTGATGAGGGGTCCGCGTTAATCGCCGGGCACGTTCTGCACCTCTTTCGCTCTCCGCGCGGGCCCACGGCACAGCTGTTATAATGTGGTCTTGTCtgctccttctctctctcctcgtCCTTCCTTTTTATCTCTCTCTTTCTGCCGTTTCTCCTAACTAATTTTGTTCTCTCATGCTtatctctctcttttttttctggCTTTGAAGGTTAAAAATAAATCTTGCTGCGATTAATTGTTTCCCTGCCGTTTAAATTAGCTTCACCGAAATGTTTTGATGGGCGATCAATACTACTGCAGTGTTGGAAAAGGATGCCAGAAGCTATAGTACTTCGAGGAAATGATAGTACAAGGGTAAGTTACTGGTAAAAATTGGTTAATCCGGCGGATAACATATGACTAAGGTAGATATATTGTATGGGGAAGGGAAATGCCTAAGATCACCACAGAATCCAACATATTCCTCCATGGGGATCGAGGTAGGGGAGTTTTGTAGAGGGGTATTTGTGCTCCCCTCCCTTTCATTACAAGCCTCCCCCAtcccatctctctctctccatgCTGCTCACATGTTTCTCTCTCTCTACCATACTACCATTGCCCGGCAggcactcctctccctctcccccgTCCTTTGGGTTTTTAACTAGCAGAGGGGGGTAAAGCCACCCTGACAGCGCAGCATCTCCTTTGTTTTATCTCCCACATCATCCCCCTCATCATCGTCTGCACACAACAAACAGCCCTCTCTCCTCTCGCTGTACTCAACATTTCACTTCTCTCTCAACCCCCCTCCCTCTTTCTCTCTCCTTCACAGCTATCATATTCTCgtcccctctctctcctccaaTCCACCCTATTATTTATTGCAGGCTTACTGAAGGTATCTTAATTCTTTTTTCCTCTCCCTTCtcccccctcctctctcccttgCAGAGGGTATTTTTCTTGTGCCAGGCTTCCTTCCTGTACTAGAGCTCCTCtattcctcctcctcctcttcttcttcttcttcttcttcgtccctGACCTGCCTACCACCACCTCATCTCTGTTTCTTTCCCTTTCCCCCCGCTCTCCTTCTCTCTCCGTGCTCTTTCTGGCTGTCCTGGCCTCCCATCTTTTTCACCTCCCTCTCATGTACTGATCATTCCATCACCTCCATTCCCTATGCGCCTCTGGTAACGCTTTGCCGGCGACGTGCACCCAGTGTGTACTAgcatgcagcagcagcagcagcagccgcagcaTCAGGGTGGAGGCCCGGGCCAGCAGTTCGGCCTGCATCCCCCAGAGATGCCGCCATTCTCGCCGTCTAGGAGCACCGGCCAGCAGCGGATCTCGATGGCCGAGGCGCCCTCGCCCATCAGCAGCCGCCCGCCGGCGCctgggccgccgccgccgcagcagcAGCTCAACAACGAGCTAGCAGGTGCCGGCGCCGTGGGCTTCGACGAAGAGGCGCTCACGGCCGGCGAGGAAGGCTTGGGCGGCGGCGCCGGAGGAAACCGGTGGCCGCGGCAGGAGACCCTGGCGCTGCTCAAGATCCGGTCGGACATGGACGCCGCCTTCCGGGACGCCACCCTCAAGGGCCCACTCTGGGAAGAGGTCTCCAGGTAAATTACAACCCACTCGAATTGACCTCCGCCAGGCAATTGCGCACGCCGTCGCCGGCATCGCCGTCCCTGGAGGCCGGAAATTGTCGTCGCCGTAATGCCGCATGAAATCTCGGCGGCGGCGTGCTGTGATTTCCGTCCGCCGTGGCTGTTTAATTACCGGCTAAAAAACACTTCTTTTTACACTTTTGCCTTAACTATGCTTCACGAGCACAGTGACTTTTTTTCCATTTTAAAATCATATCGCTCTCCTTCCCCACCTTTCCCTGATTTTTTTTGTCCAACCATCTCTTCGACATGAGAGCTACTACTACTCCCGTAAGCTTCAGATCCGGGGGCATCAATCCCAGAGAAGCTGTCTTTTACTCCGGCACTCTGAATTTCTGCAAGCAAAAGTTGGATTTTGATTCCCGATTTAATCTATTTTGCATTCTTCTTGGGATTTGCCATTCTTGCTAGTAGTGCTGCATGTATGCATATGCCTTTCTTTATCTTTTGCATTTGGGTGCCCAAATCGAGTAAAATTCTACCGGTACATGCATGCAGCTTTTGTGTGAGGGTTACGGTTTACTTGCATGATGTGTGAGTTCGTATGTTTGCAATTGTGGTTGTAGCGTAGAGCTCCATTGACGAGGTTCTTTTCTTTTGTGCTGTTGATGCTCATGAtgattggtgttggtggtggttGGCAGGAAGCTGGCCGAGGAGGGGTACAGGCGGAACGCCAAGAAGTGCAAGGAGAAGTTCGAGAACGTTCACAAGTACTACAAGCGCACCAAGGACAGCCGCGCCGGCCGCAACGACGGCAAGACGTACCGCTTCTTCCGGCAGCTCGAGGCGATGCAAAGCACGTCCGGTGTGACGGCGGCTCCGATGGCATCGGCCCCGCCGCCGGCGACAGCCGTCGGGGTGCCTGGGGTGGTGGGACCCACGGCTCTACGGCCCCTCGCCGAGCCGCCGCCTGTTGGTGCCGCGGCCGCCGCCACGGCTGGCCTGCCGACGCCAGTGGTAGTGGGCAACTTGAGCTTCTCAACGTCCAACACGGAGGAGTACTCGGACGAGGACGACTCGGACGACGAGGGCACCGACGACATGGGCGGCGGCGCCGACGAGCGAGGGAAGAGGAAGCGGACGTCGGAGGGTGGCGCCGCGGCTGGTTCTGGCGGCGAGGCCGGGAGCGGCAAGATGATGAGGTTCTTCGAGGGGCTGATGAAGCAGGTGATGGAGCGTCAGGAGGCGATGCAGCAGCGGTTCCTGGAGGCCATCGAGAAGCGGGAGCAGGACCGCATGATCCGCGAGGAGGCGTGGCGGAGGCAGGAGATGGCGCGCCTGGCGCGCGAGCAGGAGATCCTCGGGCAGGAGCGCGCCATGGCTGCTACCCGCGACGCCGCTGTGCTCTCCTTCATACAGAAGATCACCGGGCAGACCATCCCCATGCCGTCCATCGCCGCGCAGGCCATTACATTcatgccaccgccgccgccttcgcAGCCTCACGCCACGCCCATAGCATACTCCGCCGCGCCAGTTCATCCACGACCGCCGTCTTCGCAGCCACCTGCCACGCACTCGCCGCCTCAACCTCAACCCTCGCCACGGCAGCAGAAGCCGCCAACAATGCCGCCCGTGACGCCGCAGCCGCACAAGTCGCCGGCTCCAGCGACGCCACAGCTACAGCAGCAAGCGCCGGCCGTAAATTCAAGCTGCATGGACATCGTCGTGGTGCCCTCGGAAGCGCCGCACGACTCGTCGGGCTACGACGGGTCCGGTGGCGGCAGCGGACCGACATCGTCGCGGTGGCCCAAGGCGGAGGTGCACGCGCTGATCCAACTGCGGAGCAACCTGGACATGAGGTACCAAGAGGCCGGGCCCAAGGGACCGCTCTGGGAAGAGATCTCCGCCGGCATGCGGCGGATGGGCTACAACCGGAGCTCCAAGCGGTGCAAGGAGAAGTGGGAGAACATCAACAAGTACTTCAAGAAGGTGAAGGAGAGCAACAAGAAGCGGCCCGAGGACTCCAAGACGTGCCCCTACTTCCACCAGCTCGAGGCGCTCTACCGCAACAAGGCGGCGCTCGGCTCCCCCTCCGGCGCCGGCGGCGCACTGGCTTTGCCGCCGCCCGCAGTGCACGCCAATGCAGCTCCCCAGGAGCGCATCGAGGCGTTCACCGTCGCGGCGCCGATCTCGCAGACGGCTCCGCAGCAGCCACCTGTGGCCAAGAACGACGCCAGCAACGCCGGGAACGGCAACGGTAATGGCGGCGGCGCGTCGGCAGGAGTCTCCGGGGGAGCGCAAAGGCTGGCGGCGAGCAACGGCGGCAGCAGGTTCGTCTTCGGCGAAGCAGGCGGAGACGCGGCGGCGAAAAAGGTAATTAAGCTAGAAAATATGTGCATTCTGGATGTGGCCATAGCCATTTGGCGCGTACATGTGGTACCCTGCTGTTCGTTTCTTCCGTGATCCAATGCTGATTGCATGACACTGCGCATTTAAAGCCAGAAGGCATCATGAAGGAGACGACGATGGAGCAGAGGCAGCCACAGCCGCAGCCGCAGGCGGCGCAGCAGGCTGCGATCAACAGCTACAACcgtacgggcggcggcggcgccgagAGCGACAACATGGACGAGgacgacgaggacgaggacgactacgaggacgaggacgaggaggacGACCTCGACGGCAACAAAACGCAGTACAAGATCCAGTTCCAGGGGCAGCAACAACATCAGAATCAGCATCAACAGCACCACCACAACGTTGTCAGGCCGAACGCCACCTCGTCCGGCGGCGGCAACCCGCCTGGCGCTGCCGCTCCCAGCGCGCCGGCGGCGGCAACGACGACGGCCGGATCTTTCCTGGGCATGGTCCAGTAGATCCATCCATCACCCCGGTGACTAGCTCTCTCTCTCCCCATACCCCAATCAATTCCATCGGTGGCTTTCTaccttctctttctctctttcttGTACCATTTGTATCTACCTACCTGTCGCATCTTCCATCCCCGTCCATATATCTCGGCACCTCCAGACCTAGAGCTCAAGAGCTCTCTCCTCCTCCACCAAGCTCCAGCACCCCTCATATGCACATGCACGTAGCAACGACGACATGTCCATGTCAGAATCATTCGCCTGcatgcatgcatatgcatgcgCATCGTCGTCGACGTTGCTACTCCGATATACACCTTCCCTTTACATGTCCAGCTAGCGGCTGCATCCGTTTCTTGATTCGTTGCTGTGTTAATTACAGTGTTACAGTAAAAAAAATGGTGGTCTCTGGTTATTTATTGATTTGTCGTGGTGATTAATAAGAACCCTTCTTGCCGGAGGGCTTCACTGAGAGGTTAATTACTACTACATCGGGGTGGTAAAAAACCCCGGTAATAAGATCGATCCAGCTCGCGCGCGGTTAAAATGAAGAGAAGAGCGTGTGCTTGTTACTTTCGTCAATTTGGTGCATACGGCTACTGCCCTACAGTGTGGTACTGTACGTGCTGCAATGGAACGGTGAAAAATGAAAAAGGATCGACGGTACTGGCCTGCAGGCCATGAGGAAGAAGGTGCTGGAGCATATGcggattttttttcctttttatctTCTATATATTTTTTCTTTCGAAATTACCCAAATTGTCCATTATGTATTACCGAGCTTTTCTTCTTCTTACCAACTGTTTTTACTGAACTATTACAGTGTATACTTGTGACATACTATATCCTATATTCTTGCTGTGCTTGCACCAGCATTCTTCTGAGTATATATGAACTCCATCACTGCATGCCTACTGTGTTTTCTGTATTTTAATGGCTAGAGGCAGATGCAGGATAAAGTTACATGTTCACCTCTGATTATACTCTAGATCTGATGCCTAAATTATTGTAAGCTTATTCTGGTTTTAGATCCCATAAGGATCTCTCTTCCAAATATTATTACTACAATGCCATGGTTAGTACGAACCCTTGGGGTGTAGTATAGTCCTCACATGCATGCCAACCTACATTACCATGCTATATGAAATGTAATAGCAAGAGGAGGCACACAAATAGTTTTTCTACAACTACAAATATGTACCGTAAGCGAGCTAGAAACGATTGTGATATTACAATCACCTAATAACAATGTACATGAGCGGTCTTGCGCTAATAATCAACACCTAAGTATAACTCCGTTGTTATTCTACAATCTATGGAATAGATGAGCGGCCTTGTGCTCCTATCACATTTATGGATTCCGGTATTAGAATATGAAATTAATAATTCTACTCAAACCATCAATGGTGTGAAAAGAAGGattcaatgatttgtttgacctaATTCAATACATTGCAAAACACACCAGTTTAGGGGGTCGAGGGAAAGAGAGAACGAACATCATAGTCCAATGCCAAGTCACAAATTATGCTACAAGACACAAAGAAGTTGTTCAATAGCAAGATACATAAAAGAACAATATGTGGCAAAAAGGCGTTGAGTCTGCTGCGGCCACCAAGACAATTGAGGCCAGGGCCACTACCACCCCTAGGAGAAGCTACCCATGCCATCGATGGTAGCATTCTTACTCGATCATTGGTAGGTGTTGAAATATGTATGAaatatgtgtgtgtatgtgtctAGCCTATCAGCTTATGTCTAGTCACTTGTATATAAACGTCCCAAGCTACAAGTGTTTGAATCAAACACCTAACCCTTAACTAATTACATGTCCGGTTGTTGCTCGACAcgtatgttg
Coding sequences within it:
- the LOC125509413 gene encoding trihelix transcription factor GTL1-like isoform X3, which gives rise to MQQQQQQPQHQGGGPGQQFGLHPPEMPPFSPSRSTGQQRISMAEAPSPISSRPPAPGPPPPQQQLNNELAGAGAVGFDEEALTAGEEGLGGGAGGNRWPRQETLALLKIRSDMDAAFRDATLKGPLWEEVSRKLAEEGYRRNAKKCKEKFENVHKYYKRTKDSRAGRNDGKTYRFFRQLEAMQSTSGVTAAPMASAPPPATAVGVPGVVGPTALRPLAEPPPVGAAAAATAGLPTPVVVGNLSFSTSNTEEYSDEDDSDDEGTDDMGGGADERGKRKRTSEGGAAAGSGGEAGSGKMMRFFEGLMKQVMERQEAMQQRFLEAIEKREQDRMIREEAWRRQEMARLAREQEILGQERAMAATRDAAVLSFIQKITGQTIPMPSIAAQAITFMPPPPPSQPHATPIAYSAAPVHPRPPSSQPPATHSPPQPQPSPRQQKPPTMPPVTPQPHKSPAPATPQLQQQAPAVNSSCMDIVVVPSEAPHDSSGYDGSGGGSGPTSSRWPKAEVHALIQLRSNLDMRYQEAGPKGPLWEEISAGMRRMGYNRSSKRCKEKWENINKYFKKVKESNKKRPEDSKTCPYFHQLEALYRNKAALGSPSGAGGALALPPPAVHANAAPQERIEAFTVAAPISQTAPQQPPVAKNDASNAGNGNGNGGGASAGVSGGAQRLAASNGGSRFVFGEAGGDAAAKKKAS
- the LOC125509413 gene encoding trihelix transcription factor GTL1-like isoform X1 translates to MQQQQQQPQHQGGGPGQQFGLHPPEMPPFSPSRSTGQQRISMAEAPSPISSRPPAPGPPPPQQQLNNELAGAGAVGFDEEALTAGEEGLGGGAGGNRWPRQETLALLKIRSDMDAAFRDATLKGPLWEEVSRKLAEEGYRRNAKKCKEKFENVHKYYKRTKDSRAGRNDGKTYRFFRQLEAMQSTSGVTAAPMASAPPPATAVGVPGVVGPTALRPLAEPPPVGAAAAATAGLPTPVVVGNLSFSTSNTEEYSDEDDSDDEGTDDMGGGADERGKRKRTSEGGAAAGSGGEAGSGKMMRFFEGLMKQVMERQEAMQQRFLEAIEKREQDRMIREEAWRRQEMARLAREQEILGQERAMAATRDAAVLSFIQKITGQTIPMPSIAAQAITFMPPPPPSQPHATPIAYSAAPVHPRPPSSQPPATHSPPQPQPSPRQQKPPTMPPVTPQPHKSPAPATPQLQQQAPAVNSSCMDIVVVPSEAPHDSSGYDGSGGGSGPTSSRWPKAEVHALIQLRSNLDMRYQEAGPKGPLWEEISAGMRRMGYNRSSKRCKEKWENINKYFKKVKESNKKRPEDSKTCPYFHQLEALYRNKAALGSPSGAGGALALPPPAVHANAAPQERIEAFTVAAPISQTAPQQPPVAKNDASNAGNGNGNGGGASAGVSGGAQRLAASNGGSRFVFGEAGGDAAAKKPEGIMKETTMEQRQPQPQPQAAQQAAINSYNRTGGGGAESDNMDEDDEDEDDYEDEDEEDDLDGNKTQYKIQFQGQQQHQNQHQQHHHNVVRPNATSSGGGNPPGAAAPSAPAAATTTAGSFLGMVQ
- the LOC125509413 gene encoding trihelix transcription factor GTL1-like isoform X2, which translates into the protein MRATTTPVSFRSGGINPREAVFYSGTLNFCKQKKLAEEGYRRNAKKCKEKFENVHKYYKRTKDSRAGRNDGKTYRFFRQLEAMQSTSGVTAAPMASAPPPATAVGVPGVVGPTALRPLAEPPPVGAAAAATAGLPTPVVVGNLSFSTSNTEEYSDEDDSDDEGTDDMGGGADERGKRKRTSEGGAAAGSGGEAGSGKMMRFFEGLMKQVMERQEAMQQRFLEAIEKREQDRMIREEAWRRQEMARLAREQEILGQERAMAATRDAAVLSFIQKITGQTIPMPSIAAQAITFMPPPPPSQPHATPIAYSAAPVHPRPPSSQPPATHSPPQPQPSPRQQKPPTMPPVTPQPHKSPAPATPQLQQQAPAVNSSCMDIVVVPSEAPHDSSGYDGSGGGSGPTSSRWPKAEVHALIQLRSNLDMRYQEAGPKGPLWEEISAGMRRMGYNRSSKRCKEKWENINKYFKKVKESNKKRPEDSKTCPYFHQLEALYRNKAALGSPSGAGGALALPPPAVHANAAPQERIEAFTVAAPISQTAPQQPPVAKNDASNAGNGNGNGGGASAGVSGGAQRLAASNGGSRFVFGEAGGDAAAKKPEGIMKETTMEQRQPQPQPQAAQQAAINSYNRTGGGGAESDNMDEDDEDEDDYEDEDEEDDLDGNKTQYKIQFQGQQQHQNQHQQHHHNVVRPNATSSGGGNPPGAAAPSAPAAATTTAGSFLGMVQ